From Nymphaea colorata isolate Beijing-Zhang1983 chromosome 6, ASM883128v2, whole genome shotgun sequence, a single genomic window includes:
- the LOC116255947 gene encoding classical arabinogalactan protein 10-like: MARRLPTLAVVFLACAVAVSALAPAATPTSAPSKSDAAPPTVRAASPSSTPKAASPTATTTTTAPVTSPSVGSAPSAGGPSPATGKKSTPPVAHSPSGDVAEAAPLASPVNSPPGPPAVDDTFATAPAPEMDTTTGTSGAFAVKAQAVSFVGMAAAAAILL; encoded by the coding sequence ATGGCACGCAGACTCCCCACCCTGGCAGTTGTCTTCCTCGCCTGCGCGGTCGCCGTCTCCGCACTCGCCCCCGCCGCCACCCCCACCTCCGCCCCATCCAAGTCGGACGCGGCACCTCCCACCGTGAGAGCCGCTTCCCCCTCATCCACCCCTAAAGCCGCATCCCcgaccgccaccaccaccaccactgcGCCGGTCACCTCCCCAAGCGTCGGTAGCGCACCCAGCGCAGGCGGACCGTCCCCTGCCACCGGAAAGAAATCAACTCCACCTGTAGCACATTCTCCTTCCGGCGATGTTGCGGAGGCTGCACCACTTGCGTCGCCTGTGAACAGCCCCCCTGGTCCTCCTGCGGTCGATGATACGTTTGCAACGGCACCGGCGCCGGAAATGGATACCACCACCGGAACCAGCGGAGCTTTCGCCGTCAAGGCTCAGGCCGTCTCCTTTGTTGGCATGGCTGCGGCTGCAGCGATTCTTCTGTGA
- the LOC116255726 gene encoding uncharacterized protein LOC116255726 — protein sequence MACLHDHSCEEHDCGSEWSLFKHIDMPKVSALNEAIAGSVKSVFKAWESRLDSSEGFLESNDGDPELLVFIPFTSDVKIKSISVVGGADGTSPSKMRAFINRDGIDFSDAQNMQPVQEWELGENVQGVLEYQTRYSRFQSVGNLTLHFPENFGGDTTQIYYIGLRGEATQLKRDAVAKVVYELMPNPSDHKVKNEGGGGISNV from the exons ATGGCCTGCCTTCACGACCACAGCTGCGAAGAACACGACTGCGGATCGGAGTGGTCCCTCTTTAAGCACATTGACATGCCGAAG gtgTCAGCATTAAATGAAGCAATTGCCGGGAGTGTGAAGTCTGTGTTTAAAGCTTGGGAATCTCGCTTGGATTCATCAGAG GGGTTTTTGGAAAGCAATGATGGTGATCCAGAGTTACTTGTGTTCATTCC ATTTACATCAGATGTCAAAATAAAGAGTATCTCAGTCGTTGGTGGTGCTGATGGAACAAGCCCTTCAAAGATGAGAGC GTTCATAAATCGAGATGGTATTGATTTTTCTGATGCGCAAAATATGCAACCAGTTCAG GAGTGGGAATTGGGGGAAAATGTGCAAGGAGTGCTAGAATACCAAACTAG ATATTCTAGATTCCAGAGTGTGGGGAATTTGACTCTGCATTTTCCAGAAAACTTTGGAGGTGATACAACTCAAATATACTATATCGGTTTACGAGGTGAAGCCACACAG TTGAAAAGAGATGCTGTTGCAAAAGTTGTTTATGAGCTAATGCCTAATCCATCTGATCACAA AGTAAAGAATGAGGGTGGTGGTGGCATCTCAAACGTTTAA
- the LOC116255547 gene encoding uncharacterized protein LOC116255547, producing MEGGSGGPVGERTGSSSGATYALRHNRPCNHEDIIFCIDIDRQSQADMKVTGAKGRPITRLDAIKQAILLFLHAKLRMNPNHRFAFSALSHSASWIRREFSGDVDLALSALRSISADLSYDQADLSQLFKMAAYEGRRCRAQSRILRVILIYCRSSVQPEFHWPEGQKLFTLDVLYLHDKPSPDNCPQKVYDTLVDALEHVGEHEGYIFESGGGLTRVLFKQMCLLLSHPQQRCSQEDLDIPKSVTKKVPVTEGHPVKEEETPHGSNQ from the exons atggagGGTGGCAGTGGCGGCCCTGTCGGGGAGAGAACGGGGAGTAGCAGTGGCGCCACCTACGCACTGAGGCACAACAGACCTTGCAACCACGAGGACATCATCTTCTGCATCGACATCGACAGGCAATCCCAGGCGGACATGAAGGTGACGGGGGCGAAGGGCCGCCCCATCACCCGCCTCGATGCCATCAAGCAGGccatcctcctcttccttcaCGCCAAGCTCCGGATGAACCCCAACCACCGCTTCGCCTTTTCTGCTCTCTCCCACTCCGCCTCCTGG ATTCGAAGGGAGTTCAGTGGTGACGTGGATTTGGCTTTATCGGCGCTCAGATCCATCTCGGCCGATTTGTCGTACGATCAGGCCGATCTCTCTCAGTTGTTCAAGATGGCTGCTTATGAAGGAAGGAGATGTCGGGCTCAATCCCGAATCCTCAGAGTG ATCCTCATATACTGCCGATCATCTGTCCAACCTGAGTTTCATTGGCCAGAAGGTCAGAAATTATTTACCCTGGATGTGCTCTACCTTCATGATAAACCCAGCCCAGACAACTGCCCCCAGAAGGTCTATGATACGCTTGTGGATGCACTTGAGCATGTGGGTGAACATGAGGGTTACATATTTGAGAGTGGAGGTGGATTGACCCGCGTGCTTTTCAAACAAATGTGTCTCCTCCTATCGCATCCGCAGCAACGATGTTCTCAAGAGGATTTGGACATTCCCAAGTCTGTGACAAAGAAAGTTCCAGTGACTGAAGGGCATCCTGTCAAGGAAGAGGAGACACCCCATGGTTCCAACCAATAG